One Dromiciops gliroides isolate mDroGli1 chromosome 3, mDroGli1.pri, whole genome shotgun sequence DNA segment encodes these proteins:
- the IRS1 gene encoding insulin receptor substrate 1, which yields MASPPEGDGCFSDVRKVGYLRKPKSMHKRFFVLRAASEAGGPARLEYYENEKKWRHKSGTPKRSIPLESCFNINKRADSKNKHLVALYTRDEHFAIAADSESEQESWYQALLQLHNRAKGHHLHHSHHEAAAFGVGGGGGGGSCSGSSGLGEGGEDSSYGEMAPGPAFKEVWQVILKPKGLGQTKNLIGIYRLCLTSKTISFVKLNSEAAAVVLQLMNIRRCGHSENFFFIEVGRSAVTGPGEFWMQVDDSVVAQNMHETILEAMRAMSEEFRPRSKSQSSSNCSNPISVPLRRHHLNNPPPSQVGLTRRSRTESVTATSPASVVGGKPCSFRVRASSDGEGTMSRPASVDGSPVSPSTNRTHSHRHRGSSRLHPPLNHSRSIPMPSSRCSPSATSPVSLSSSSTSGHGSTSDCLFPRRSSASVSGSPSDGGFISSDEYGSSPCDFRSSFRSVTPDSLGHTPPARGEEDLSNYICMGGKTTPNLTAPNGHYNLSRSGNGHRYTPGAGPSPATVGDEAATAAELEKSFRKRTHSAGASPTISHQKTPSQSSVASIEEYTEMMPSYPPCSAAGSGNRVQPYRHSAFVPTHSYPEECLEIHPLEERSGHHQRVDTPVLHTDDGYMPMSPGVAPVPSGRKTGGDYMPMSPKSVSAPQQIINPGRRHSQRVDPNGYMMMSPSGSCSPDSAGGSGSSHAGAASGNSYGKLWTNGVSGHHHHHHVHPKLSVESNDGKLPCSSDYINMSPAGDSATSSPSDCYCGPDDPQNKAIYSYYSLPRSFKHTHQQQLQQQQQQQQQQQQQQQQQQQQQRRGEPEDGGRLHHLRLSVSSGRLLYATAAEDSSSSTSSDSLGGGGGAQEGAHGHHPHQALQQHLPRKVEMVAQTKNRLTRPTRLSLDGPKASTLPRAREQPQQPLLPPEPKSPGEYVNIEFVGDQPGYPHGSAGSLCSPTVRCPAQRQPAPREDEAGSEEYMNMDLRPPRRPACQESFVGKAGRACPLPTGVGGVCRPSRAVPNSQDYVTMQVGGPCPGCADASLGYVVMQTSRASEESSVPAAAAATAPSPSFTTTSPSVPQHQGQAELASRPSLLGGPKGPGGISAFTRVNLSPSRNQSAKVIRADPQGCRRRHSSETFSSTPSAARGSNVAAPFGTAGAGGSGASGSGEDVKRHSSASFENVWLKPGDLGGPPSRKETSQTSGGAAGLENGLNYIDLDLVKDFNHRPQECPSLLQPHQPCGSGGASGTGCSSEDLSAYASISFQKQPEDLP from the coding sequence atgGCGAGCCCACCCGAGGGGGACGGCTGCTTCTCCGACGTGCGGAAGGTGGGCTACCTCCGCAAACCCAAGAGCATGCACAAGCGCTTCTTCGTCCTGCGGGCGGCCAGCGAGGCCGGGGGGCCGGCCCGCCTGGAGTACTACGAGAACGAAAAGAAGTGGAGGCACAAATCCGGCACCCCCAAGCGCTCGATCCCGCTCGAGAGCTGTTTTAACATCAACAAGCGGGCCGACTCCAAAAACAAACACCTGGTAGCCCTCTACACCCGGGATGAGCATTTCGCCATTGCCGCGGACAGCGAGTCTGAGCAGGAGAGCTGGTACCAGGCGCTTCTGCAGCTCCACAACCGAGCCAAGGGGCATCACTTGCACCATTCTCACCACGAGGCTGCAGCTTttggagtgggagggggaggaggaggggggagctgCAGCGGCAGCTCTGGCCTGGGAGAAGGGGGCGAGGACAGTAGCTACGGAGAAATGGCCCCGGGACCGGCATTCAAGGAGGTTTGGCAAGTGATCCTGAAGCCCAAGGGCTTGGGGCAGACAAAGAACCTGATTGGCATCTACCGGCTCTGCCTGACCAGTAAGACGATCAGCTTTGTGAAGCTCAACTCCGAGGCTGCGGCAGTGGTcctccaattgatgaacattcgcAGGTGTGGTCACTCCGAAAACTTCTTTTTTATCGAGGTGGGGCGATCTGCAGTGACTGGGCCTGGGGAGTTCTGGATGCAAGTAGATGACTCCGTGGTTGCACAGAATATGCATGAGACTATCTTGGAAGCCATGAGGGCCATGAGTGAGGAGTTCCGGCCTCGGAGCAAGAGCCAGTCTTCTTCCAACTGCTCCAACCCCATCAGTGTACCCCTGCGCAGACATCACCTCAATAATCCACCACCCAGCCAGGTGGGGCTCACCCGGAGATCCCGGACTGAGAGCGTCACTGCCACATCACCGGCCAGTGTAGTAGGTGGGAAGCCCTGTTCTTTCCGAGTCCGGGCCTCCAGTGATGGAGAAGGGACCATGTCCCGACCAGCTTCAGTGGATGGCAGCCCGGTGAGCCCCAGTACTAACCGGACCCACTCACACCGGCATCGGGGCAGCTCCCGCTTGCACCCACCCCTCAACCACAGCCGGTCCATCCCAATGCCCTCCTCCCGATGTTCCCCTTCAGCCACAAGTCCAGTCAGCTTATCATCCAGCAGCACCAGTGGCCATGGGTCAACTTCAGATTGCCTCTTCCCTAGGAGGTCTAGTGCTTCAGTGTCTGGCTCCCCCAGTGACGGGGGCTTCATCTCTTCCGATGAATATGGCTCCAGCCCTTGTGACTTTCGAAGTTCCTTCCGCAGTGTCACCCCAGATTCACTGGGTCACACCCCACCAGCCAggggtgaggaagacctgagcaaCTATATCTGCATGGGAGGCAAAACCACACCTAACTTGACGGCCCCCAATGGCCACTATAACCTATCCAGAAGTGGCAATGGGCACCGCTACACCCCGGGAGCTGGCCCAAGCCCTGCCACAGTTGGAGATGAGGCCGCCACTGCGGCAGAGCTGGAGAAGAGTTTCCGCAAGAGAACTCACTCAGCAGGTGCCTCTCCTACTATTTCCCACCAGAAGACACCTTCTCAGTCCTCCGTGGCATCCATTGAGGAGTACACAGAGATGATGCCTTCCTACCCACCCTGTTCAGCAGCTGGCAGTGGGAACCGAGTGCAACCCTACAGGCACTCAGCCTTTGTGCCCACCCATTCCTATCCCGAGGAATGTCTGGAGATCCATCCCTTAGAGGAGCGGAGTGGCCACCATCAGCGGGTGGACACTCCAGTGCTACACACAGATGATGGctacatgcccatgtctcctggGGTGGCCCCGGTGCCCAGCGGCCGCAAGACCGGTGGAGATTACATGCCCATGAGCCCCAAGAGCGTATCTGCCCCGCAGCAAATCATTAACCCCGGCCGCCGCCATTCCCAGAGGGTGGACCCCAATGGCTACATGATGATGTCTCCCAGTGGCAGCTGTTCTCCTGACAGCGCAGGTGGATCGGGCAGCAGCCATGCCGGCGCTGCTTCTGGGAACAGTTACGGCAAGTTATGGACAAATGGGGTTAGTggccaccatcaccatcaccacgtTCACCCCAAGTTATCTGTGGAGAGCAATGATGGGAAGCTGCCTTGCAGTAGTGACTACATCAACATGTCCCCAGCTGGGGACTCTGCCACCAGCAGCCCTTCTGACTGCTACTGTGGTCCAGATGACCCCCAAAACAAAGCCATCTACTCCTACTACTCATTGCCAAGATCCTTCAAACACACTCATCAGCAGCagcttcagcagcagcagcagcagcagcagcagcagcagcagcagcagcagcagcagcagcagcagcagcgccgAGGAGAGCCTGAAGATGGTGGCCGGCTTCATCACCTGCGCCTCTCCGTCAGCTCGGGCCGCCTCCTCTATGCCACAGCTGCAGAGGACTCGTCCTCATCCACCAGCAGTGAcagcctggggggagggggaggtgccCAGGAAGGGGCACACGGCCATCACCCCCATCAGGCCCTGCAGCAACACCTGCCCCGGAAAGTGGAGATGGTTGCACAGACCAAGAACCGCCTAACTCGGCCCACGAGGCTGTCTCTGGACGGCCCCAAGGCTAGCACCTTACCCAGGGCCCGGGAGCAGCCACAACAGCCTCTTCTCCCCCCAGAGCCCAAGAGCCCAGGAGAATACGTGAATATTGAGTTTGTTGGTGACCAGCCAGGCTACCCCCATGGCTCAGCCGGCTCTCTCTGCTCACCCACAGTCAGGTGCCCAGCCCAGCGACAGCCAGCCCCCAGAGAAGATGAGGCTGGCTCTGAGGAATACATGAACATGGACTTGAGGCCTCCTCGGAGGCCTGCCTGTCAAGAAAGCTTTGTGGGGAAGGCTGGAAGAGCGTGCCCCCTGCCCACCGGGGTGGGTGGTGTGTGTAGGCCCAGCCGAGCCGTGCCAAACAGCCAGGATTATGTGACCATGCAGGTGGGTGGGCCCTGTCCAGGCTGTGCGGATGCCTCCCTCGGCTATGTGGTTATGCAAACAAGCAGGGCTTCGGAAGAGTCCAGCGTCCCAgccgctgctgctgccactgccccttccccctcttttacAACCACCTCCCCTTCTGTCCCCCAGCACCAAGGACAGGCAGAGCTGGCTAGCCGCCCATCCCTGTTAGGAGGTCCAAAGGGACCTGGAGGGATCAGCGCCTTTACCCGGGTGAACCTCAGTCCCAGCCGCAACCAGAGTGCCAAAGTGATCCGGGCTGACCCCCAAGGGTGCCGGAGGCGGCACAGCTCTGAGACCTTTTCCTCTACTCCTAGTGCTGCCCGGGGCAGTAACGTTGCAGCGCCCTTTGGGACCGCTGGGGCAGGTGGCTCAGGGGCCAGTGGCAGCGGTGAAGATGTTAAACGCCACAGTTCTGCCTCCTTTGAAAACGTCTGGCTCAAGCCTGGGGATCTAGGGGGCCCACCCAGCAGGAAGGAGACATCCCAAACGAGCGGGGGTGCAGCAGGCTTAGAGAACGGACTGAACTACATCGACCTGGATCTGGTCAAGGATTTTAATCACAGGCCCCAGGAGTGTCCCTCTCTGCTGCAGCCTCATCAGCCCTGTGGCAGTGGCGGGGCCAGCGGGACCGGCTGCTCCAGTGAGGATCTCAGCGCCTATGCTAGCATTAGCTTTCAGAAGCAGCCCGAGGACCTGCCCTAG